The following coding sequences lie in one Kryptolebias marmoratus isolate JLee-2015 linkage group LG5, ASM164957v2, whole genome shotgun sequence genomic window:
- the ppp1r18 gene encoding uncharacterized protein ppp1r18 isoform X2 translates to MSVSSLPEWKQLLLERKRREEEERERREKEEEEKLASMPAWKRGIIQRRKAKQENVGDRERDKDISLLPVDLRSPPDALSDTDSSVTVNLGSDLSLSPDPGQWLDAAEPKPGSQVYLETIVPVHENPFIRTQSSWRKGREADVGNELEVKEKPSPRCQDAEPARGRDIELKIERFMDLTQGWDKEKSRDRSLGRENAREGPEKEKKQQKEFVKDAPREQEKEIHLPPGPFPPSGPCLRTIRADNIIIIEQDKGGGDEQRGRPEEDQQGKRGMKMDLREILAGGGSVTEIRASEVLIIKPSASPEERAQGGKGREDRDVKSSVESLGRELRSDMSWLRDKEKERPWGQATVINKDDRKDSSDDCVFVERGGRVSQLLSKFGQHPKPPSRSKSSDNFLQPGWRKYSEDQDEQQSEERRSDGRNASLRTVPKRSFSFSDRVIGGGVENGDGRCYERTHSDRSAAPWADVAGTARLRLGCARFSDKDRFGKQRDVKTEEDKGGVMQNREGEMWKKHRSELKKVESMDKRAAGKVGDADGDRGFTVASVKNTEGVSFARRVTIRQDGRARADREVRLLAREKSLDKDSETEGQTEAHVGDKVLREDGSKTLPEGCDAGPASGDLPSPREAQHRHDSACNECSSLLCTAADQVHQRGAEWSGTGPQGPYLTYSVLSQQTENLISKIEKLGDTTVYLNERGERVYKAAPEVTRENQQEAQTGNLTHDATPRSPRRTAPIGIPQGPLEIQIPRSVFYVAEDVPERRKNERQSSDGQDGEAGQKVETRDSWKVGKPLSRIESLREKIRQRELEKQRQREARDGDGSEAAAAGDAQPGEDRYEQKGGEAAKQREAVAHMQTRPIEAEMGQEEAAEQTSMTARDVRREVSVLKTYPQLPVSVPHSQDDGGEEVTGESTAAASEVTSDRSQKPEDEDEPLKDVEEQLGRHRGQSESTEEEEEEDKGLSQEDAVSYTTPVESAQPLSSSPPLPSSLAAMSRIYNLNTVGSRSALCLRDRTVDVPSSLHLVKVKPLISSSQQGDIKALTGESVCGVQRQIDQFQLKEQEAPKSSTNTSSKDRETKGQQSPKGGLKQQKEEEESPKLKPKESPQRNSSQTPQPKQTITVTPSFVRSQSPDNTLKPTNCAPTPASSPSSSSPASSPSVSPSPSPSPKLFTIRSSSGAHVKRGATITVTPKKPAVAAAAPTVRPTPAEPAKGPSQQATPAADEPVKKRYPAVEEIEVIGGYQNLEKSCLVKNKVTPKRGKVCFDEDQLEQVCEYPSENSMLERSERLRGEDEGEGGGGVLLKSIKSVEITTEQRLRVGESFPR, encoded by the exons ATGTCTGTCTCCTCCCTGCCAGAATGGAAACAACTTCTtctggagaggaagaggagagaggaggaggagcgagagaggagagaaaaagaagaggaggagaagttAGCCAGCATGCCCGCATGGAAGCGAGGGATCATCCAGAGGAGGAAGGCCAAGCAGGAGAACGTGGGGGACAGGGAGAGGGATAAGGACATCAGCCTGCTGCCGGTGGACCTCCGGTCTCCTCCCGACGCTCTGAGCGACACCGACAGCTCTGTTACTGTCAACCTGGGGAGTGACCTGTCCCTCAGTCCCGATCCAGGGCAGTGGCTGGACGCTGCTGAGCCCAAACCCGGGAGTCAGGTGTACCTGGAAACCATAGTCCCTGTCCATGAAAACCCGTTCATCCGCACGCAAAGTTCGTGGAGGAAAGGCAGGGAGGCGGACGTCGGGAATGAGCTGGAAGTCAAGGAGAAACCGAGTCCCAGGTGTCAAGATGCGGAGCCGGCCAGAGGACGAGACATCGAGCTGAAAATAGAGAGGTTTATGGATTTAACTCAGGGGTGGGATAAAGAGAAGAGCAGGGATCGAAGTCTAGGAAGAGAAAACGCCCGAGAGGGacctgaaaaagagaaaaaacagcaaaaagagtTTGTTAAAGATGCACCAAGggagcaggaaaaagaaatccaTCTGCCACCTGGACCATTTCCCCCCTCTGGTCCTTGTCTTCGGACCATCCGGGCCgacaacatcatcatcatcgaaCAGGACAAAGGAGGCGGCGATGAGCAGAGGGGGAGGCCAGAGGAGGACCAGCAGGGCAAACGAGGGATGAAGATGGACCTGAGGGAGATCCTGGCTGGAGGAGGGAGCGTCACCGAGATCCGAGCCTCCGAAGTTCTGATCATAAAGCCTTCAGCCAGTCCTGAAGAGAGGGCTCAGGGGGGAAAGGGACGAGAGGACAGGGACGTGAAGAGCAGCGTGGAGAGTTTGGGCCGGGAGCTGAGGTCGGACATGTCCTGGCTGAGAGACAAGGAGAAGGAGCGACCCTGGGGCCAGGCGACGGTTATTAATAAAGACGACAGGAAGGACAGCTCGGATGATTGTGTGTTTGTCgagaggggagggagggtcAGCCAGCTGCTGAGTAAATTCGGACAACACCCGAAGCCTCCGTCTCGATCCAAAAGCTCCGATAATTTCCTCCAACCAGGGTGGAGGAAATACTCAGAAGATCAAGACGAACAACAATCTGAGGAGAGAAGGAGCGACGGAAGGAACGCGTCGCTGAGAACCGTACCGAAACGCTCGTTCAGCTTCTCGGATCGGGTTATCGGCGGCGGCGTGGAGAATGGGGACGGGAGATGTTACGAGAGGACGCATTCGGACAGAAGCGCGGCGCCGTGGGCGGATGTAGCAGGCACAGCAAGGCTCAGGCTGGGGTGTGCCCGGTTTTCAGACAAGGACCGCTTCGGGAAGCAGAGAGATGTTAAAACCGAGGAGGATAAGGGGGGAGTGATGCAAAACAGGGAGggagaaatgtggaaaaaacacAGGAGTGAACTTAAGAAGGTTGAGTCCATGGATAAGAGAGCTGCCGGCAAAGTAGGAGATGCAGATGGAGACCGGGGGTTCACTGTGGCATCGGTTAAAAACACGGAGGGAGTGTCATTCGCAAGGAGGGTGACGATCAGGCAGGATGGGAGAGCAAGAGCTGACAGGGAAGTGAGGCTACTCGCCAGGGAGAAGAGTTTGGATAAAGATTCTGAGACAGAAGGACAGACTGAGGCACACGTCGGTGACAAAGTCCTGAGAGAGGACGGAAGTAAAACCCTTCCCGAAGGTTGCGATGCCGGTCCAGCATCTGGAGATCTGCCTAGTCCCAGAGAAGCTCAACACAGACACGATTCGGCTTGTAATGAGTGCTCGAGTCTTCTCTGCACAGCCGCTGATCAGGTCCACCAAAGAGGGGCCGAGTGGAGTGGTACGGGACCACAAGGACCCTACCTAACATACTCTGTCCTGTCCCAACAAACTGAGAATCTTATAAGCAAAATAGAAAAGCTCGGAGACACGACCGTATATCTGAACGAGAGGGGAGAACGAGTTTACAAGGCTGCACCCGAAGTGACAAGAGAGAACCAACAGGAGGCGCAAACAGGGAATCTAACTCACGATGCAACCCCGAGATCCCCGAGAAGGACCGCGCCCATCGGGATCCCTCAAGGTCCGCTCGAGATCCAAATCCCCAGGTCTGTGTTTTACGTCGCCGAAGACGTGCCGGAGAGGAGAAAGAATGAGCGTCAAAGCAGTGATGGACAGGATGGCGAGGCGGGGCAGAAGGTGGAGACGAGGGACAGCTGGAAGGTCGGAAAACCTCTGAGCCGCATCGAGTCCCTGAGAGAGAAGATCCGCCAGAGAGAGCTGGAGaagcagagacaaagagaggccCGGGACGGAGACGGGAGCGAAGCTGCAGCGGCCGGTGATGCTCAGCCAGGTGAGGACAGGTATGAGCAGAAGGGAGGTGAAGCCGCCAAGCAGAGGGAAGCTGTGGCTCATATGCAGACGAGGCCAATCGAAGCAGAGATGGGACAGGAAGAGGCGGCGGAGCAGACATCCATGACTGCACGTGACGTCAGACGGGAAGTCAGCGTGTTGAAAACTTAccctcagcttcctgtttctgtcccaCACTCACAAGACGACGGCGGAGAGGAAGTGACAGGCGAGTCCACGGCTGCTGCCTCCGAAGTTACCTCTGACAGGTCCCAGAAACCCGAGGATGAAGACGAGCCCCTGAAAGATGTAGAGGAGCAGCTGGGGCGCCACAGGGGTCAAAGCGAGAGCacggaagaggaagaggaggaagacaaGGGTCTCTCACAAGAGGACGCGGTAAGCTACACAACGCCAGTCGAATCCGCACAACCTCTGTCCTCTTCGCCACCTCTTCCCAGCTCCCTGGCAGCCATGAGCCGGATCTACAACCTGAACACGGTGGGTTCGAGGTCAGCGTTGTGTCTGAGGGACAGGACCGTGGACGTCCCGTCGTCTCTGCACCTCGTCAAAGTGAAGCCGCTCATTTCCAGCTCGCAGCAGGGGGACATCAAGGCGCTGACAGGTGAGAGCGTTTGTGGCGTTCAGCGACAGATAGACCAGTTTCAGCTGAAAGAGCAGGAAGCTCCGAAGTCGAGCACAAACACGTCTTCAAAGGACAGAGAAACTAAAGGGCAGCAAAGCCCAAAAGGGGGGCTGAAGCAgcagaaggaagaggaggaatcCCCAAAACTGAAGCCCAAAGAGTCTCCTCAGCGTAACAGCTCTCAAACACCTCAGCCCAAGCAAACTATCACCGTCACCCCCTCATTTGTCAGGAGCCAATCTCCAGACAACACCCTAAAACCCACAAACTGTGCTCCGACGCCGGCCTCCTCCCCAAGCTCGTCGTCCCCAGCCAGCTCCCCCAGTGTCTCCCCATCGCCGAGCCCGTCGCCGAAGCTCTTTACCATCAGGAGTTCCTCGGGGGCCCACGTGAAGAGAGGCGCCACCATCACAGTTACCCCCAAAAAGCCTGCCGTGGCGGCGGCGGCCCCCACGGTGCGGCCGACACCAGCAGAGCCTGCCAAGGGCCCATCGCAGCAAGCGACCCCCGCCGCGGACGAGCCGGTGAAGAAGAGGTACCCGGCTGTGGAGGAAATTGAGGTGATCGGCGGATATCAGAACCTGGAGAAGTCCTGTTTGGTCAAGAATAAAGTGACCCCAAAGAGG GGGAAGGTGTGTTTCGATGAGGACCAGCTGGAGCAGGTATGCGAGTACCCGTCAGAGAACTCCATGCTGGAGAGGAGTGAGAGGCTGCGGGGAGAGGAtgaaggtgaaggaggaggaggagtgctTTTAAAGAGCATCAAGAGCGTGGAGATCACAACAGAACAACGTCTCAGGGTGG
- the ppp1r18 gene encoding uncharacterized protein ppp1r18 isoform X1, whose product MSVSSLPEWKQLLLERKRREEEERERREKEEEEKLASMPAWKRGIIQRRKAKQENVGDRERDKDISLLPVDLRSPPDALSDTDSSVTVNLGSDLSLSPDPGQWLDAAEPKPGSQVYLETIVPVHENPFIRTQSSWRKGREADVGNELEVKEKPSPRCQDAEPARGRDIELKIERFMDLTQGWDKEKSRDRSLGRENAREGPEKEKKQQKEFVKDAPREQEKEIHLPPGPFPPSGPCLRTIRADNIIIIEQDKGGGDEQRGRPEEDQQGKRGMKMDLREILAGGGSVTEIRASEVLIIKPSASPEERAQGGKGREDRDVKSSVESLGRELRSDMSWLRDKEKERPWGQATVINKDDRKDSSDDCVFVERGGRVSQLLSKFGQHPKPPSRSKSSDNFLQPGWRKYSEDQDEQQSEERRSDGRNASLRTVPKRSFSFSDRVIGGGVENGDGRCYERTHSDRSAAPWADVAGTARLRLGCARFSDKDRFGKQRDVKTEEDKGGVMQNREGEMWKKHRSELKKVESMDKRAAGKVGDADGDRGFTVASVKNTEGVSFARRVTIRQDGRARADREVRLLAREKSLDKDSETEGQTEAHVGDKVLREDGSKTLPEGCDAGPASGDLPSPREAQHRHDSACNECSSLLCTAADQVHQRGAEWSGTGPQGPYLTYSVLSQQTENLISKIEKLGDTTVYLNERGERVYKAAPEVTRENQQEAQTGNLTHDATPRSPRRTAPIGIPQGPLEIQIPRSVFYVAEDVPERRKNERQSSDGQDGEAGQKVETRDSWKVGKPLSRIESLREKIRQRELEKQRQREARDGDGSEAAAAGDAQPGEDRYEQKGGEAAKQREAVAHMQTRPIEAEMGQEEAAEQTSMTARDVRREVSVLKTYPQLPVSVPHSQDDGGEEVTGESTAAASEVTSDRSQKPEDEDEPLKDVEEQLGRHRGQSESTEEEEEEDKGLSQEDAVSYTTPVESAQPLSSSPPLPSSLAAMSRIYNLNTVGSRSALCLRDRTVDVPSSLHLVKVKPLISSSQQGDIKALTGESVCGVQRQIDQFQLKEQEAPKSSTNTSSKDRETKGQQSPKGGLKQQKEEEESPKLKPKESPQRNSSQTPQPKQTITVTPSFVRSQSPDNTLKPTNCAPTPASSPSSSSPASSPSVSPSPSPSPKLFTIRSSSGAHVKRGATITVTPKKPAVAAAAPTVRPTPAEPAKGPSQQATPAADEPVKKRYPAVEEIEVIGGYQNLEKSCLVKNKVTPKRGKVCFDEDQLEQVCEYPSENSMLERSERLRGEDEGEGGGGVLLKSIKSVEITTEQRLRVSLFPGRSQSPSPKLPM is encoded by the exons ATGTCTGTCTCCTCCCTGCCAGAATGGAAACAACTTCTtctggagaggaagaggagagaggaggaggagcgagagaggagagaaaaagaagaggaggagaagttAGCCAGCATGCCCGCATGGAAGCGAGGGATCATCCAGAGGAGGAAGGCCAAGCAGGAGAACGTGGGGGACAGGGAGAGGGATAAGGACATCAGCCTGCTGCCGGTGGACCTCCGGTCTCCTCCCGACGCTCTGAGCGACACCGACAGCTCTGTTACTGTCAACCTGGGGAGTGACCTGTCCCTCAGTCCCGATCCAGGGCAGTGGCTGGACGCTGCTGAGCCCAAACCCGGGAGTCAGGTGTACCTGGAAACCATAGTCCCTGTCCATGAAAACCCGTTCATCCGCACGCAAAGTTCGTGGAGGAAAGGCAGGGAGGCGGACGTCGGGAATGAGCTGGAAGTCAAGGAGAAACCGAGTCCCAGGTGTCAAGATGCGGAGCCGGCCAGAGGACGAGACATCGAGCTGAAAATAGAGAGGTTTATGGATTTAACTCAGGGGTGGGATAAAGAGAAGAGCAGGGATCGAAGTCTAGGAAGAGAAAACGCCCGAGAGGGacctgaaaaagagaaaaaacagcaaaaagagtTTGTTAAAGATGCACCAAGggagcaggaaaaagaaatccaTCTGCCACCTGGACCATTTCCCCCCTCTGGTCCTTGTCTTCGGACCATCCGGGCCgacaacatcatcatcatcgaaCAGGACAAAGGAGGCGGCGATGAGCAGAGGGGGAGGCCAGAGGAGGACCAGCAGGGCAAACGAGGGATGAAGATGGACCTGAGGGAGATCCTGGCTGGAGGAGGGAGCGTCACCGAGATCCGAGCCTCCGAAGTTCTGATCATAAAGCCTTCAGCCAGTCCTGAAGAGAGGGCTCAGGGGGGAAAGGGACGAGAGGACAGGGACGTGAAGAGCAGCGTGGAGAGTTTGGGCCGGGAGCTGAGGTCGGACATGTCCTGGCTGAGAGACAAGGAGAAGGAGCGACCCTGGGGCCAGGCGACGGTTATTAATAAAGACGACAGGAAGGACAGCTCGGATGATTGTGTGTTTGTCgagaggggagggagggtcAGCCAGCTGCTGAGTAAATTCGGACAACACCCGAAGCCTCCGTCTCGATCCAAAAGCTCCGATAATTTCCTCCAACCAGGGTGGAGGAAATACTCAGAAGATCAAGACGAACAACAATCTGAGGAGAGAAGGAGCGACGGAAGGAACGCGTCGCTGAGAACCGTACCGAAACGCTCGTTCAGCTTCTCGGATCGGGTTATCGGCGGCGGCGTGGAGAATGGGGACGGGAGATGTTACGAGAGGACGCATTCGGACAGAAGCGCGGCGCCGTGGGCGGATGTAGCAGGCACAGCAAGGCTCAGGCTGGGGTGTGCCCGGTTTTCAGACAAGGACCGCTTCGGGAAGCAGAGAGATGTTAAAACCGAGGAGGATAAGGGGGGAGTGATGCAAAACAGGGAGggagaaatgtggaaaaaacacAGGAGTGAACTTAAGAAGGTTGAGTCCATGGATAAGAGAGCTGCCGGCAAAGTAGGAGATGCAGATGGAGACCGGGGGTTCACTGTGGCATCGGTTAAAAACACGGAGGGAGTGTCATTCGCAAGGAGGGTGACGATCAGGCAGGATGGGAGAGCAAGAGCTGACAGGGAAGTGAGGCTACTCGCCAGGGAGAAGAGTTTGGATAAAGATTCTGAGACAGAAGGACAGACTGAGGCACACGTCGGTGACAAAGTCCTGAGAGAGGACGGAAGTAAAACCCTTCCCGAAGGTTGCGATGCCGGTCCAGCATCTGGAGATCTGCCTAGTCCCAGAGAAGCTCAACACAGACACGATTCGGCTTGTAATGAGTGCTCGAGTCTTCTCTGCACAGCCGCTGATCAGGTCCACCAAAGAGGGGCCGAGTGGAGTGGTACGGGACCACAAGGACCCTACCTAACATACTCTGTCCTGTCCCAACAAACTGAGAATCTTATAAGCAAAATAGAAAAGCTCGGAGACACGACCGTATATCTGAACGAGAGGGGAGAACGAGTTTACAAGGCTGCACCCGAAGTGACAAGAGAGAACCAACAGGAGGCGCAAACAGGGAATCTAACTCACGATGCAACCCCGAGATCCCCGAGAAGGACCGCGCCCATCGGGATCCCTCAAGGTCCGCTCGAGATCCAAATCCCCAGGTCTGTGTTTTACGTCGCCGAAGACGTGCCGGAGAGGAGAAAGAATGAGCGTCAAAGCAGTGATGGACAGGATGGCGAGGCGGGGCAGAAGGTGGAGACGAGGGACAGCTGGAAGGTCGGAAAACCTCTGAGCCGCATCGAGTCCCTGAGAGAGAAGATCCGCCAGAGAGAGCTGGAGaagcagagacaaagagaggccCGGGACGGAGACGGGAGCGAAGCTGCAGCGGCCGGTGATGCTCAGCCAGGTGAGGACAGGTATGAGCAGAAGGGAGGTGAAGCCGCCAAGCAGAGGGAAGCTGTGGCTCATATGCAGACGAGGCCAATCGAAGCAGAGATGGGACAGGAAGAGGCGGCGGAGCAGACATCCATGACTGCACGTGACGTCAGACGGGAAGTCAGCGTGTTGAAAACTTAccctcagcttcctgtttctgtcccaCACTCACAAGACGACGGCGGAGAGGAAGTGACAGGCGAGTCCACGGCTGCTGCCTCCGAAGTTACCTCTGACAGGTCCCAGAAACCCGAGGATGAAGACGAGCCCCTGAAAGATGTAGAGGAGCAGCTGGGGCGCCACAGGGGTCAAAGCGAGAGCacggaagaggaagaggaggaagacaaGGGTCTCTCACAAGAGGACGCGGTAAGCTACACAACGCCAGTCGAATCCGCACAACCTCTGTCCTCTTCGCCACCTCTTCCCAGCTCCCTGGCAGCCATGAGCCGGATCTACAACCTGAACACGGTGGGTTCGAGGTCAGCGTTGTGTCTGAGGGACAGGACCGTGGACGTCCCGTCGTCTCTGCACCTCGTCAAAGTGAAGCCGCTCATTTCCAGCTCGCAGCAGGGGGACATCAAGGCGCTGACAGGTGAGAGCGTTTGTGGCGTTCAGCGACAGATAGACCAGTTTCAGCTGAAAGAGCAGGAAGCTCCGAAGTCGAGCACAAACACGTCTTCAAAGGACAGAGAAACTAAAGGGCAGCAAAGCCCAAAAGGGGGGCTGAAGCAgcagaaggaagaggaggaatcCCCAAAACTGAAGCCCAAAGAGTCTCCTCAGCGTAACAGCTCTCAAACACCTCAGCCCAAGCAAACTATCACCGTCACCCCCTCATTTGTCAGGAGCCAATCTCCAGACAACACCCTAAAACCCACAAACTGTGCTCCGACGCCGGCCTCCTCCCCAAGCTCGTCGTCCCCAGCCAGCTCCCCCAGTGTCTCCCCATCGCCGAGCCCGTCGCCGAAGCTCTTTACCATCAGGAGTTCCTCGGGGGCCCACGTGAAGAGAGGCGCCACCATCACAGTTACCCCCAAAAAGCCTGCCGTGGCGGCGGCGGCCCCCACGGTGCGGCCGACACCAGCAGAGCCTGCCAAGGGCCCATCGCAGCAAGCGACCCCCGCCGCGGACGAGCCGGTGAAGAAGAGGTACCCGGCTGTGGAGGAAATTGAGGTGATCGGCGGATATCAGAACCTGGAGAAGTCCTGTTTGGTCAAGAATAAAGTGACCCCAAAGAGG GGGAAGGTGTGTTTCGATGAGGACCAGCTGGAGCAGGTATGCGAGTACCCGTCAGAGAACTCCATGCTGGAGAGGAGTGAGAGGCTGCGGGGAGAGGAtgaaggtgaaggaggaggaggagtgctTTTAAAGAGCATCAAGAGCGTGGAGATCACAACAGAACAACGTCTCAGG